From Chlamydia avium 10DC88:
CTTTCAACGTCAAGGTAGCATAGTGTTTGAAGCTCTCGTTCCCTCTAAAGATTGTTGCGCGTTAGAAGTGAAATTAAAAAATTTTCTAAAAACGGTTGCGAAGGATACGCAGAATCCACGGTGGAGGAAAAACGTCTTTCGTTCCATCCCTGAGGTTTCTACTTTAGTAAGGAAACGACGTTTAGCTGATTTTGCAGCAGAACTTATTCATCGTCCTAAAGTATCTTTAGTAGAAGATTTTTGGGTATTTCCTGGGGAACAACTTCCAAAAAGTACAGAGGATTGCCAATTATTACTTTGTCTATCTGGAGACGTATGTGGTCAAGGAGTATTTTTTATAGGGACTTATCCCGAACAATATTCCGAACAATTGCAAGGATCTGCACTTCTTTTTATTTTTTCTTCTTCCGGGAATCCTGTTTATTAAAAATTTGTTTTCTCCAGATGATTGAACGAAATTGTTTTCCTAGAGATATTTTTATGCTATGACAATTGAATATCAGGAAGTATGTTTTAGGAATCTTAATGAAAGACTTAGAAGAGAAAATAAAAACTCTCCATAACCCCATAACGGTAAAAAACATCCTTGCCTGGTTATCTGAGGATTGCAATCACAAAGATCAAGAAGAAATTCGTTACCTTTTGGAAAAGAATCCTCAATCTCTTGATGAGTTGTTCGGCAGGACTCTTGTTTTTGGTACAGGAGGATTGCGTAGTCCCATGGGGTTAGGGACAAATAGAATGAACGTTTTTACGGTTAGACGTACTACCCAGGGATTGGCCCAAGTATTAAAAAGACATAATCCTCATCCCGGGGATCCTATATACGTAGTGATTGGATATGATACACGAAAGAATTCTCTGGAATTTGCTCAAGAAACAGCAAGAGTATTAGCAGCAAATCACATTCACGCATTGTTGTTTCAAGATCCTGAGCCCCTATCTTTAGTTTCTTTTACTGTTAGAGAAGAGAGAGCATTAGCAGGAGTCATGATTACTGCTTCCCATAATCCTCCAGAATATAATGGGTACAAAGTATACATGGCTTCAGGAGGACAAGTCCTTCCTCCCTTAGACAAGGAAATTATTGAAGAATTAGTTTATGTAAATCGGGTAGAAATTACAGATTCTCTAAATAATGACTATGTTCATAGCATAGGAGAAGAATACGAGAACCGTTATAGAGAGGTTGTGAAAACATTTTCCCTGTATCCTCAGGACAATCGTTTCTCAGGGACTGCTATACATATTAGTTATTCTCCACTACACGGCACAGGAGTCAGTCTTATACCAAAGGTTCTGAAAGATTGGGGGTTTAGTCAAGTACAACTTGTGGAACAACAAGCAGTTCCTGACGGTAGTTTCCCCACAGTTCGTCTTCCTAATCCTGAGGATCCCGAGGCTTTGGAGCTAGGAATTCAGCAAATGCTTGAAAATAAGGATGATATCTTTATAGCGTCAGATCCTGATGCCGATCGTTTAGGTGTTGTTTGCTTGGATAATAATGAAGCCTACATATTTAATGGGAATCAAATCGCGTGTCTTCTTGCTGATCACATTTTAAGAGCATTGTCTTCTCGTTCTCCTCTAGACGAAGAAAGTAAGGTAGTTAAAAGTTTAGTAACTACAGAAATGCTAACAACGATAACAAATTCTTACGGGGGAAGTCTTGTTAATGTTGCTACAGGATTTAAGTATATAGGAGAAAAAATTGAGTCATGGAGAAACAACAAGTCTCACTATATTTTTGGAGCTGAAGAATCATACGGTTATTTATATGGGACGCATGTAGAGGATAAAGATGCCGTGAGCTCCGCTGCATTGGTTGCAGAAGCAGCACTACAGTGTAAATTACAAGGGAAAACATTGCGAGATGCTATCCTCGATTTATACGAAGCTCACGGGTATTTTATGAATAGGACTATTGCTGTTTCTTTGAGTCAACATGAGGAAGAAATACTGTCTAGGATGAAAGAACTTGTAGAATACCATCCGTCAACCATCTCTTTAAATAACAATCGAGTTCAGAAATTTGAAAATTATTATCAGGGAGTAGGCAAGGATTTCACATCCCATACCACCTATGACCTTACTCTTCCCAAGACATCAATGTTTTGTTATTACTATGAAAATGGAGGGAGAATAATCATTCGCCCCTCCGGTACAGAATCTAAGGTTAAATTTTATTTTGAAATTGTAAACCGCTATCCTACTGTTGAAAATAATAGGAAATTGAAAGAACACAGGGAACAGGAGAGCTTGCAGATTCTTGAAGGATTTATAACAGAATTTCAAGAAAAGTTTACTGCTATAGGATTTTAAATAAATTTTCTTGAGAGAATATTTCCAAGGTATCTACACTAACCTTACAAATCTGATTGAGCCTTCAGCATTTCGTTATTTTAAGCGCGTGGTGACAGGTTGCTTATAGAAGAATGAAATAATTTCTTAAGCATATTTGTGAAAATTCAAGATAAATACGAAGGACTTTCCCATGACTCTCCCCTACACTTTACCCAAGCTTCCCTATGACTATGCCGCTTTAGAGCCGGTGCTTAGTGAAGAAATTATGCTTTTACATCATCAGAAACATCATCAAGGTTATATCAATAATCTGAATGATGGATTGAAAAAATTAGATCTTGCTAATCAGCAACAAGACCTTACTCGTATAATTTCTCTTGAACCCACATTACGTTTTAATGGAGGAGGACATATTAACCACTCCTTGTTTTGGGAAATGTTAGCTCCTGTGGGTAGGGGCGGAGGAATCCCTCCTAAACATGAATTGCTCAAGCTTATTGAAAGATTTTGGGGGACTTTTGACAATTTTTTAAAAAATTTTATTGAATTTGCGTCTCCTATTCAAGGATCTGGCTGGGCATGGTTAGCTTTTTGTCCCAAAAAACAAGAACTTATGTTACATGCAACAGTGAACCAAGATCCTCTAGAGGCAACGACAGGAAAGATTCCTCTGTTGGGAGTAGATGTTTGGGAGCATGCTTACTATCTCCAATATAAAAATGTTAGATTAGA
This genomic window contains:
- a CDS encoding phospho-sugar mutase — encoded protein: MKDLEEKIKTLHNPITVKNILAWLSEDCNHKDQEEIRYLLEKNPQSLDELFGRTLVFGTGGLRSPMGLGTNRMNVFTVRRTTQGLAQVLKRHNPHPGDPIYVVIGYDTRKNSLEFAQETARVLAANHIHALLFQDPEPLSLVSFTVREERALAGVMITASHNPPEYNGYKVYMASGGQVLPPLDKEIIEELVYVNRVEITDSLNNDYVHSIGEEYENRYREVVKTFSLYPQDNRFSGTAIHISYSPLHGTGVSLIPKVLKDWGFSQVQLVEQQAVPDGSFPTVRLPNPEDPEALELGIQQMLENKDDIFIASDPDADRLGVVCLDNNEAYIFNGNQIACLLADHILRALSSRSPLDEESKVVKSLVTTEMLTTITNSYGGSLVNVATGFKYIGEKIESWRNNKSHYIFGAEESYGYLYGTHVEDKDAVSSAALVAEAALQCKLQGKTLRDAILDLYEAHGYFMNRTIAVSLSQHEEEILSRMKELVEYHPSTISLNNNRVQKFENYYQGVGKDFTSHTTYDLTLPKTSMFCYYYENGGRIIIRPSGTESKVKFYFEIVNRYPTVENNRKLKEHREQESLQILEGFITEFQEKFTAIGF
- a CDS encoding DUF5070 domain-containing protein, yielding MKSVLHLEHLRHFQRQGSIVFEALVPSKDCCALEVKLKNFLKTVAKDTQNPRWRKNVFRSIPEVSTLVRKRRLADFAAELIHRPKVSLVEDFWVFPGEQLPKSTEDCQLLLCLSGDVCGQGVFFIGTYPEQYSEQLQGSALLFIFSSSGNPVY
- a CDS encoding superoxide dismutase, which codes for MTLPYTLPKLPYDYAALEPVLSEEIMLLHHQKHHQGYINNLNDGLKKLDLANQQQDLTRIISLEPTLRFNGGGHINHSLFWEMLAPVGRGGGIPPKHELLKLIERFWGTFDNFLKNFIEFASPIQGSGWAWLAFCPKKQELMLHATVNQDPLEATTGKIPLLGVDVWEHAYYLQYKNVRLDYLKAIPQIINWGYIEERFSDMTN